The following are encoded in a window of Doryrhamphus excisus isolate RoL2022-K1 chromosome 16, RoL_Dexc_1.0, whole genome shotgun sequence genomic DNA:
- the syt6a gene encoding LOW QUALITY PROTEIN: synaptotagmin-6 (The sequence of the model RefSeq protein was modified relative to this genomic sequence to represent the inferred CDS: inserted 1 base in 1 codon) — MTDELGDSDSGFTLVHTQVTGVGTIINSAAKKDGGGYIPTLSGRNNALTRLRSIRPHGRPPDAPFGLLLAVFVLCLVLLGLLVFGSWKLCGLPGRSKAVFPGRSRSVDERPLQPAAGPPXPHHHQHRRQQQQQPAVTMATEKVNDPVGRMGFLEAAVKISHTSPDIPTDVQLSMREHFLRRTQRMQRQTTEPASSTRHSSFKRHLPRQMQVGSLDLGNDYVSDKEEKSTSIGRIQPELYQQKTSESEDSSKNSSSKNCGRMNFSLKYDYEGEALLVHIIRAVELPAKDLCGTSDPYVKIYLLPDRKKFQTRVHRKTLNPTFDESFRFPVPYDQLAARKLHMSVFDFDRFSRHDMIGEVVLDNLLETSDLSRETNVWKDIDYATSESVDLGEIMFSLCYLPTAGRLTLTVIKCRNLKAMDITGYSDPYVKVSLICDGRRLKKKKTSIKKNTLNPTYNEAIIFDIPPDSMDHVSLHISVMDYDLVGHNEVIGVMLLGCNAEGLGRDHWNEMLAYPRKPIAHWHPLLEPKKSEKEWKARTASFDSQGSCPSPRPPATP, encoded by the exons ATGACGGATGAGTTGGGTGACTCAGATAGCGGCTTCACTCTGGTTCACACGCAGGTGACAG GCGTGGGTACAATCATTAACAGTGCGGCTAAAAAAGACGGAGGTGGCTACATTCCCACGCTGTCCGGCAGGAATAATGCGCTGACTCGGCTGCGCTCCATAAG ACCCCACGGGCGGCCACCAGACGCTCCTTTTGGCCTCCTGCTGGCTGTGTTTGTGCTGTGCCTGGTTCTGCTGGGCCTCCTGGTCTTTGGCTCCTGGAAGCTGTGCGGGCTGCCTGGCCGCAGTAAGGCCGTTTTCCCGGGTCGGTCTCGGAGCGTGGACGAACGCCCGCTGCAGCCGGCGGCTGGTCCCC caccacaccaccaccagcatcgacggcaacagcagcagcagccggcAGTTACCATGGCGACAGAGAAAGTGAACGACCCTGTGGGCCGTATGGGCTTCCTGGAGGCGGCGGTGAAGATAAGCCATACATCTCCTGACATCCCCACCGATGTGCAGCTTTCCATGAGGGAGCACTTCCTGCGCCGCACGCAGCGCATGCAGAGGCAGACCACGGAGCCCGCTTCCTCCACCCG ACACAGCTCCTTCAAGCGCCATCTTCCCCGGCAGATGCAGGTGGGCAGCCTGGACCTGGGGAACGACTACGTGTCGGACAAAGAGGAGAAGTCCACCAGCATCGGCCGCATCCAGCCGGAGCTCTACCAGCAGAAAACGTCGGAGTCGGAGGACTCGTCCaagaacagcagcagcaaaaacTGCGGCCGGATGAACTTCTCCCTCAAGTACGACTATGAGGGCGAGGCCCTGCTGGTCCACATCATCCGGGCGGTGGAGCTCCCCGCCAAGGACTTGTGCGGCACGTCCGACCCTTATGTGAAGATCTACCTGCTGCCTGACCGCAAGAAGTTCCAGACGCGCGTCCACAGGAAGACCCTCAACCCAACCTTCGACGAGAGCTTCCGCTTCCCGGTGCCTTACGACCAGCTGGCCGCCAGGAAGCTCCACATGAGCGTCTTCGACTTCGACAGGTTCTCCCGCCATGACATGATCGGGGAGGTGGTGCTGGACAACCTGCTGGAGACGTCCGACCTGTCCCGGGAGACCAACGTGTGGAAGGACATCGACTACGCCACCAGC GAGAGCGTGGACCTCGGGGAGATCATGTTCTCCCTCTGCTACCTGCCCACCGCCGGCAGACTCACGCTGACCGTCATCAAGTGCAGGAACCTGAAGGCCATGGACATCACCGGATACTCAG ATCCGTACGTCAAAGTGTCTCTCATATGTGACGGGCGACGTctgaagaaaaagaagacgAGCATCAAGAAGAACACCCTGAACCCCACCTACAATGAGGCCATCATCTTCGACATCCCCCCCGACAGCATGGACCACGTCAGCCTGCACATCTCCGTCATGGACTATGACTT GGTGGGTCACAACGAGGTCATCGGCGTCATGCTGTTGGGATGCAACGCTGAGGGGCTGGGCAGGGACCACTGGAACGAAATGCTGGCTTACCCCCGCAAGCCCATCGCACACTGGCACCCCCTGCTGGAGCCCAAGAAGTCCGAGAAGGAG tggAAAGCGAGGACGGCCAGTTTTGACAGCCAGGGCTCCTGCCCCTCCCCTCGGCCCCCGGCGACACCCTGA